TAAAGGCTAAAGGTAAACTTGCAAAAAAGTCCTCTAACTTAAACTCTGCACAAATGAAAGAAGCTGAGGGCGCTCCACAATCTCTATCCAGAAACAAGGAGAAGGCGGCAAAAGATGGCAACCAAGGAGATAATTTTGATAAAAAAGATGCTAGAAATTCCCACTACATAAGCAGTAGaagcaaagaaaagagaagtACAAGTGAAATGAGTGTAGATGTGAAGAATGATGGAAAAACTGAAAAGAGTATCGGTGGAGTGATTTTCATGTGCAATGCAAAGACCAAAGACGATTGTTTTAGATATCATGTGATGGGTGTCTCAGCtatgaagaaagacattattATGGGAATCAAACCCGGTGTCAAGCTTTTTCTCTTTGATTTTGATCTTAAGCTCATGTATGGTATTTTTGAGGCGTCGTCTTCTGGTGGAATGAAACTTGAACCAGCAGCATTTGGTGGTGATTTTCCAGCCCAGGTCAACTGtgctttttatttttaattgcaAATTCTTACGATTTCATATTGTTCCACAGTCTTTAAGGTGTATTTACTGATTATTGGTCATCCAACAGGTTCGCTTCAGGATTGACAGGGACTGCCTTCCACTGCCTGAGAATTTGTTCAAGAGAGCAATTAAAGACAATTATGATGAAAGGATGCACAAGTTCAAGATTGAGTTGACATCTAAGCAGGTAGCAACACACCTCCCTCATTGACAAGTTGTACTTGGAGAAAGAGTGTTATCTACCTAAAATTTGATGTCAATTTTGTGGCCCCTGTGTTCACCTTTGAGCAGGTAGAGCAGTTGATAAAACTGTTTAGGCCTGCACCATGGCTACATCCAACTTCCAAACATTTTGTGTCTGAGCCAGTTATTTGGCCACCATCGGCAGCACCTTTGCCTAGGGAGGAACCTTCTAGGGATCATGTATACGGAATGCAATACTGTAGAAGCAAAGCAGGTGAGAATTTTTCATCATATAGTCATGAAAGGCAGCAGCTTGCAGGCCACTATGTCATCCCTAGAGAGGTTGAAAGTCAACCCCGTTTCCTCACTGAGAAAGAATATAGAAGCTATGGTCTTCAATCAGCAAAGCATCTGCAGCCTACTGCTTTTGCAGTAGTTGACCGcaaattggataattttgattCTGAACAAGGAAGGGAGCAGCTCCGAAGGAATCCTGCCAGTGTTAGTAGCGATGCAACTTTAGCACGGAAAGAAACTGTATACTCTGAACCTTTATTTCCAAGCGAAAGGGAGTACCGAACTTATGGCCTCAAGGCTCGCGGTGAAATACCTGTTACTGTTGCTCCTGCTGTGGAAAGTAGTACTACAGTAATTTCAGCTATACCTACCAATCATGGTTTACCAAATCATGTTAAGGATACATATAATCCTTATGACGAGAGTACTGCCTCTCTTGTGAACCGATATCTCTCTCTGCCAAGGACGGTGGTAACACCTGTAGAGCCATACTCTTCGGCAGGCAGAGAGTCTTTTGCAGGGGATCCCTATTCTGCAATTGACATCAGAGGCGATACTGGAAGATTTCGTACTGAAAATGAAAGAGCATATCCACCGTATGCTCCTCAACTTCCACCAGACTACGGCCTAAAATATCAGCATCTTAGGGATGAGCCTAGATACTCCTCAACTTCAGTCTCATCTCGCTATTCCTTTGGGGGACCATCTGCACCTCGTCACTAAACTGCTGCAATCTGCATCCTCAAATCTTTCGTTTCTTAGTTAAAGTTATGCTTATGAAACTGATGAGCTACAGGTCAAGTTCATCAACAAGGAAGTTCATTTCTCAGATCTGCTGATGGCAAAGACAAGGTCGCTGCTACATCATTTCTCATTTCTTAGATCTGCTGATGGGTTAAAAAGATGACATGATTGTATTTCTTCCTGTACAAGTGGAGTAACATAATGCTGACACCTTCCCTTTTGGGACTTGTCTTGAATTTGTTGTTTGTGTTATGAAGGAGTAGCATGGTGCTGTTGATTTGCTTCATGCAATCTGATGTTTATTCATATGTAGCATAGCGTGTATGCTTGAGATTCACAGTGTGCCATCGGTATGGGTTGTACTGCAATAGTGGCATTGGTCGCTGGCATGATGTTATTTCTTGCTTTTAAGCTTCAGGGTATGCAACTGAGCTAGAACGGTCGTTGTCTGGATGGCTTCTAGGAGGAATGATCATTGTGTAAAATTCAGCATTGTTTTATACATCGTTTGGTTACTATTTTGATTTTCATCATAAAATAATATGTGCATAAGTTATTTAGGTATCTATGCATTGTTTTATACGGGATATAATGTAGAGTAAGAATACAATATTAGCAATACATGGATTAAACTAACTAAACATAAACATCCTCATGATCTTCATAACTAATTTCTTAATACAGCAAATCAAACATCCAATAACAAATTATCCGTGCATTACTAATCCCAGCTCTATATTACAATTCCTACATTATTGATCTTTGATTATAGAATCTCTACATAATTAATTCTTTCATAACTTGTATTTGAACCAAAAGACGCCTAAATTTATCCATGATCTATTTCAACACATCAAGCGTTTCGCAGTAAAACCCCTATTAGTCATTCTGAAAGAAATATAGAAGTGCATTGTCATCATATTGTGCAActtaatttaaattaaatttgattatttgACGGCCCAGCATTTACATCAACAAGTCAGTTTTTCTTTGTTAACAGCAGGGGCAAAATATTTGACCACGCGATAACAGCCTTTATAAtgtttgtagacatgtgatttttgattcttcccaatattttatatattttagcgtgtaaatatttaatttaggcctaatatagttatttcaactaattttgactctttttgctttattttatcacaaaaaatgaaaaatacaaaaatattttagcttgcgtatttttttaaaaagttaaataaaatatatatacaaaaatagcaccttatctttattttcatataatcttgaaaacacaaaaaattgTTTCAatatagtttagttcaattaattaagACTAGTTTCATATTTTGTAGGAAGAGTTAGTCTTTGGTTAGTTTGTCTCATTTTAATCTTGTAGTCtaattattttttagtttttgGTCCAATTTTAAGGCCCAATAACACCAAACTCATACCCCTATTAGCCTAAAAAATACCTAGACTCTAACACCTAGACCTACACTCTCTAAAAAAATGGACAGCTTCTCTTCCGCCTTGCACATCCTTCACAAGACCGAATTTTAAGTCCAAAGGAGAAAATTCAAGCTCCTCATCCAGATCGATGAAAGCCACTTGAACTGGCAATAAAACAAATGCTTGTACTCAACGCAGAAACCCCATTTCCCTTTAGGATTTAGAGTTGGAAGCCAAAGCTGTTGATTTTCGTGGTTCCACAATTAAGATTCGTTCGATTTGTCATCTCTCGAATTGTTGTGATATCGTTGTTCCTTCCGCCTGCGCAAGGCTCTATTCGAGGTTCTGTTCCCGTTGGCACCTCGTCGCTGCAATTTTTAGGACAAATTCTGATTTTGCTTTTTTCGGCTGAACATAAATGTTACTCTGAGTTCCATTAATCGAATAATTCGCTTAAGAAGATCCGTTTCTTATACTTATCTCATTATGTTAGTTCATGAATTTGAGTATTTCTTGAGATTTTAAATGGAACATTCGAATTATTTCTAGCCGTGAGCTATTTGGCAGTTTGCTTCTATGTTAGGGATTATTGATTTTTAGTACTTAATGGGTTAGTTGGATTTTCTGATTGATTTTGGTTATTCTAAGATCATTTGATGAGTTGGGTGTCGTGTTTCTTAGTGCTTTTCTCGCCTGAGTTTGGGGATTTTAAGTAATCCACATTAGGTGGTGAAATTTTTACAAAGATTTTCGGAGATGAGTTTGTGCTTATATGACTAACTTACTGATTcatgaaattaatttaatttgatttatTTCTTTAGTTGGTTGGTTTTCATGTAAAGTAGTAAACAATATGAATTTTGACTGGACCTGATTAGATAAGCATAGAATAATGATGTGTACACTGCTTTCGTTATATTGTCTTTACCTTTGTTTAATTTGTCAACCTCTCACGATAATTTCCATAATTCACAACCttacaataatctcaaaattAGTTTTAGGAGAATCATGAACAtcgtagtttgttttaggcaCGATTAATAAATAAACCaacgtgactatgggtacggttcccgtgacatagttatgaTGTTTACCCCCTCATGTTACCCGATCATaaaaacttcaaataataaacccctttgaaataaattgaggtgtgtcATGCCAAACAAATTTATAATCCATGACCCTCATAAGATTAGATCAAGAACTAACACTTATAGAAAAAGGTTTGAGGTGTGCCTTAAATAAATTAAATCattcatggccctcacaaatgttgCTATTGAAAATTGAATCGCCGTAGTTGCTTTGAGTGCGTTAATTCATCATAgctgtgggtacggttcccgtgacgtagttgtgatttttaattactaaaatccgggtgtacatttcatgtgagcCAACTTCAATCTTCAACAATATTAAAAATAGACATGTcgcgaatcgcgggtgcatttcatgtaacgcggTTTGCGGCGTGTTCCAAAAcgaacaagtgtacgacaatcgtaacttgtccaaaaaataattccataaatcttaaaagcggtttaaaataattaaaaggtggttataaagctaaaaatgcacaataggttaaaacatgtaataaatcggataataggctaattttaatagtttaagcgaccgtgctagaatcacggaacccgggaatgcctaccaccttctcccgggttagcgAAATTtcttatctacaatttctggttcgcaggctttaaaaaataaaattttctcgattggggattttaaaataaactggtgacttgggacaccaaataaactattccaagtgacgactcttaaaaaataaaataaataatctcatttcgatttatgtcgctttagttggaaaaactcttttatattgccttcgggtggtaaaaaggaggtgtgacaatgttgACTATTGCATGAACCTCTATTTTATACTAACTAGATTTTATATTAGAAAATGGATGGGCTATTTATTTTttgagagaatattttcttttctgttataaatatattatattatggatgttcatttagtactccgttgtaaataagcttcctgaagaagcttatccatatgggactccaccgtaaatatgtttatctatttaagtactctattggaaataagcttcctgaagaagcttatcacttcgatacccggttatggataaacattacccccggtagaagattatccataccgggtataataagcttatcctttcagtactccgttatggataaacattgctctcagtagaagattatccatatctggtatagtagcagcttacacaacagcttcctttcttctataaatagaagagatttcagttcattatgtacatcagtttgaattcgaataatatatcagtttctctctatacttgtctttactttatagtctttattttataacacgttatcagcacgagactctgccatctcgagcaaatattttgaaagtatctgaggtaagaactttcttttcctaaataatgtcaaatctttctaaacttgaatttgtagccctggatatatcgggcaaaagctacatgtcttgggtgcttgatgctgaaattcatcttgatgcgatgggtctggcagacaccatcaaagacaaaaatcaggcatcaaaccaagaccgtgccaaagcaatgatattcctacgccatcaccttgatgagggcctgaaaatggaatatcttactgttaaagatccagtcatactgtggaataatttgaaagatagatatgaccacctgaagatggtcgttcttccacaggcacgatatgattggactcatctaaggctacaagattttaaatctat
This genomic stretch from Nicotiana sylvestris chromosome 9, ASM39365v2, whole genome shotgun sequence harbors:
- the LOC104213054 gene encoding uncharacterized protein, with protein sequence MASKKNKKKRNNPAASSSGNVPRENKTPKELKAKGKLAKKSSNLNSAQMKEAEGAPQSLSRNKEKAAKDGNQGDNFDKKDARNSHYISSRSKEKRSTSEMSVDVKNDGKTEKSIGGVIFMCNAKTKDDCFRYHVMGVSAMKKDIIMGIKPGVKLFLFDFDLKLMYGIFEASSSGGMKLEPAAFGGDFPAQVRFRIDRDCLPLPENLFKRAIKDNYDERMHKFKIELTSKQVEQLIKLFRPAPWLHPTSKHFVSEPVIWPPSAAPLPREEPSRDHVYGMQYCRSKAGENFSSYSHERQQLAGHYVIPREVESQPRFLTEKEYRSYGLQSAKHLQPTAFAVVDRKLDNFDSEQGREQLRRNPASVSSDATLARKETVYSEPLFPSEREYRTYGLKARGEIPVTVAPAVESSTTVISAIPTNHGLPNHVKDTYNPYDESTASLVNRYLSLPRTVVTPVEPYSSAGRESFAGDPYSAIDIRGDTGRFRTENERAYPPYAPQLPPDYGLKYQHLRDEPRYSSTSVSSRYSFGGPSAPRH